A section of the Microcoleus sp. FACHB-831 genome encodes:
- a CDS encoding tetratricopeptide repeat protein: MVETSEETYFIAAAVVGVSLIGIAVFLGKTFVTSNLFNKGVTLYKQKNYASAEEVFREVSSRQRTNDMVRLLLGNALMEQGKIDEAKSAFQELIERSPKNIDAYLRLGSVLIKQDKISEAIATFEKAKNLYKKRQESEKKDIEMLIAQLATLKSES, encoded by the coding sequence ATGGTTGAAACATCAGAAGAAACTTATTTTATTGCTGCCGCAGTAGTCGGTGTCAGTCTAATTGGGATTGCGGTTTTTCTGGGAAAAACCTTCGTTACATCCAATCTATTTAACAAAGGCGTTACTCTTTATAAACAAAAAAATTATGCAAGCGCAGAAGAAGTTTTTCGCGAAGTAAGTTCGCGACAGCGCACTAATGATATGGTTCGCTTGCTGTTGGGCAATGCTTTGATGGAACAAGGTAAGATAGACGAGGCAAAGTCTGCGTTCCAAGAACTGATTGAACGTTCTCCTAAAAATATAGATGCTTATTTAAGGTTGGGGTCTGTTTTGATTAAACAAGACAAAATTTCAGAAGCGATCGCTACCTTTGAAAAAGCTAAAAACTTATACAAAAAACGACAAGAATCTGAGAAGAAAGATATCGAAATGCTAATAGCGCAACTTGCCACCTTAAAATCAGAAAGCTAA